In Phycisphaerae bacterium RAS1, the genomic window AGACGCTGCCTCTGATCCTCGGCGACGCCAACTGCGACGGAGTGGTCAACATTCTGGACATCAACCCGTTCATTCTCGCGCTCGGCGACCCGCTGGCCTACGCCGCCGAATATCCCTTTTGCGATGTCGCGCGCTGCGACATGAACGGCGACGGCCTCGCCGATATCCTGGACATCAACCCGTTCGTCACCGCGATTCTGAACCGCTGACAACTCGCGCCGGTCTGCGCCCGCGCCCTTGCGCCCCAGCCCCTCTCGCCCGTACCATACCCCGCCTATGGCCACCGACCGCCCGCGAGACTTCATTCGCGAGATCATCGACGAGCACAACCGCAGCGGCCGCTTCGGCGGGCGCGTGCACACGCGCTTCCCGCCCGAGCCCAATGGATACCTGCACATCGGCCACGCCAAGTCCATCTGCCTGAACTACGGGCTGGCCGAGGAGTATCGCGGGAAATTCAACCTGCGTTTCGACGACACCAACCCGGTGAAAGAGGAGCAGGAGTACGTCGATTCGATCATCGCCGACGTGCGCTGGCTGGGCGCGCGCTGGCCCGGCATGCGCGACGACGACCTTTCCGCCGGCGTGCTGTTCGCATCCGATTACTTCGAGCAGATGTACGGATGGGGTGAGGAGCTGGTGAAGAAGGGCAAAGCCTACGTCTGCGACCTGAAACCCGAACAGGTCAGCCGCACGCGCGGCACGCTCACCGCGCCGGGCCAGGACAGCCCGTTCCGCAATCGCGGTGTGGAGGAGAACCTCGACCTGCTGCGGCGGATGCGGGCGGGCGAGTTTCCCGACGGCTCGCGCACGCTGCGGGCGAAGATCGACATGGCCCACCCGAACCTGAACATGCGCGATCCGGTGCTGTACCGCATCCTGCACGCCGAGCACCATCGCACCGGCGGCCGGTGGTGCATCTACCCGATGTACGACTGGGCCCACGGCTTCGAGGATTCGATTGAAGGCATCACGCACAGTATCTGCACGCTCGAATTCGAGAACCACCGCCCGCTCTACGACTGGTTCATTCAGACCGTCAACGAGGGCCGCACGGAGGACGGCAGCGGCCCATGGGGTCGCCGGATTCACCACCCGCAGCAGATCGAATTCAACCGGCTGAACATCACGTACACCGTGATGAGTAAGCGCAAGCTGCTGCTGCTGGTGCAGGAGGGGCACGTCCGCGGCTGGGACGATCCGCGCATGCCGACGCTGGCCGGTTTCCGCCGCCGCGGCTACACGGCCGAGGCGATCCGCGCATTCGTCGGCGACGTGGGCGTGAGCAAGTACAGCGGCGTGATCGAGATCGCCCGGCTGGAGAATGCCATTCGGGATGATCTGAACCGCCGGGCGGCGCGCGTAATGGCGGTGCTGAGGCCGCTGCGCGTGGTCATTGAGAACTGGCCGGAGGGCCTTGGAGAGGGCGCGACGCCGCTGTCAGAACGCGCAGCGCAAGCGAGCGCGGCGGCTGGAGCGGGCAGCTTCGGCGGACACACCGACTGGCTTGACGCGGTCAACAATCCGGAAGATCCGAGCGCTGGAACGCGCAAGGTGCCTTTCTCGAAGGTCATCTACATCGAGCAGGACGATTTTCGCGAGACGCCGCCGCCCAAGTACTGGCGGCTCTTCCCCGGCAACGAGGTGCGGCTCCGCTACGCGTATTTCATCAAGTGCACGGGCGTCGTGAAGGACGCGGCCGGCCAGGTGGTCGAAATTCGCGCGACGTATGATCCCGCCACGCGCGGCGGCGACGCGCCCGACGGACGGAAGGTGAAATCCACCATTCACTGGGTTTCCGCGGCACACGCGATTCCGGCCGAGGTGCGGCTGTACGAGTCGCTGTTCACGAAGGAAGACCCGGAAGACGTCTCCGAAGCCGCCGTCGAGGCCGAGGCCCGCGCCACCGGGCTGCCGGCGGCCGCGAGCGGCGCACAGGCTGGCGCGAGCGCCGCGGCGTCTTCGGCGGCGCGATCGACGGCGGCGGACTGGCGCGTGAACCTGAATCCCCATTCGCTTGAAGTTGTGACGGCGGCGCAGATCGAGCCGAGCGTCGCAACCGCGCCGATCGGCGCGTCGTTCCAGTTTGAGCGGCTGGGGTATTTCTGCGTCGATGCAGACTCCGCTTCGCCGCAGCCGTCCGGCGGCGCGACACGGAAACTCGTCTTCAACCGCACGGTGACGCTGAAGGACACGTGGGCGAAGGTAGCGGCCGGCCCCCGTGCCGGCCGTTGATCACCGGGAACGTCTCTAAGTCACAACGGCCGGCACGGGGGCCGGCCGCTACCGGCAACGCACTGGAGCGCCGCATGCGACCGACGCTGAAAATCCGCCGCGACGAAGGCTGCGACGACATCCCGCTTCCCCGCTACCAAAGCGAACACGCCGCCGGATTGGACCTGCACGCTGCGGTTAACGAGCCGCTGGTGATTCACCCCGGCGACGTGCGCCTGGTTCCGACCGGTCTGTTCGTCGAGATTCCGATCGGCTTCGAGGGGCAGATTCGCGCCCGCAGCGGCATGGCGCTCAAGCACGGCCTGATCGTGCCGAACGCGCCGGGGACGATCGACGCCGACTATCGCGGCCAGGTGCAGGTGATCGTCGGCAACTGCGCCCGGGAGCCCTTTACGATCACGCGCGGCATGCGCATTGCGCAGCTAGTCATTGCTCCGGTTCAGATGGTGGACATTCAGGAGACGACGCACCTGAGTGAGACCGCGCGCGGTGCGGGCGGATTCGGGCACACGGGCCGCGGATGACGGCCTCGCCCTGGGGGACCGGCCTCCGGCCGGTCGGTAGTTCTCACCGTGGCTGGCAAGA contains:
- the glnS gene encoding Glutamine--tRNA ligase produces the protein MATDRPRDFIREIIDEHNRSGRFGGRVHTRFPPEPNGYLHIGHAKSICLNYGLAEEYRGKFNLRFDDTNPVKEEQEYVDSIIADVRWLGARWPGMRDDDLSAGVLFASDYFEQMYGWGEELVKKGKAYVCDLKPEQVSRTRGTLTAPGQDSPFRNRGVEENLDLLRRMRAGEFPDGSRTLRAKIDMAHPNLNMRDPVLYRILHAEHHRTGGRWCIYPMYDWAHGFEDSIEGITHSICTLEFENHRPLYDWFIQTVNEGRTEDGSGPWGRRIHHPQQIEFNRLNITYTVMSKRKLLLLVQEGHVRGWDDPRMPTLAGFRRRGYTAEAIRAFVGDVGVSKYSGVIEIARLENAIRDDLNRRAARVMAVLRPLRVVIENWPEGLGEGATPLSERAAQASAAAGAGSFGGHTDWLDAVNNPEDPSAGTRKVPFSKVIYIEQDDFRETPPPKYWRLFPGNEVRLRYAYFIKCTGVVKDAAGQVVEIRATYDPATRGGDAPDGRKVKSTIHWVSAAHAIPAEVRLYESLFTKEDPEDVSEAAVEAEARATGLPAAASGAQAGASAAASSAARSTAADWRVNLNPHSLEVVTAAQIEPSVATAPIGASFQFERLGYFCVDADSASPQPSGGATRKLVFNRTVTLKDTWAKVAAGPRAGR
- the dut gene encoding Deoxyuridine 5'-triphosphate nucleotidohydrolase: MRPTLKIRRDEGCDDIPLPRYQSEHAAGLDLHAAVNEPLVIHPGDVRLVPTGLFVEIPIGFEGQIRARSGMALKHGLIVPNAPGTIDADYRGQVQVIVGNCAREPFTITRGMRIAQLVIAPVQMVDIQETTHLSETARGAGGFGHTGRG